Genomic window (Bosea vaviloviae):
TGCTGAACGAGGCGGAAGCCGGGGAGGGCGCGCTGCCCGACATGGTCAAGACGCAGGCCGCGATCATGCGCGACCAGGTTCAGTATTATCTCGACCGCGCCCGGGCAGCCGCGCTGTCGGGCGCGCTCGGCGGGGTGACCGAGACCGCGCCCTCGCTCGACGCCTTGATCCGCACCTTCTCGAAGATCTCGCAGGGGCGCGGCATCACGGGCTCGCATAGCGTGCCGGCCGGAATCCGGTTTCGTGGCGAGAAGCAGGATTTCGAGGAGATGCTGGGCAATCTGCTCGACAATGCCTTCAAATGGGCGGATGCGACCGTCGAGGTCAGCCTCGCGCCGCCGTCCGATGCCGGGCCCGAGCGGATCGCGCTCCTGATCGACGATGACGGTCCGGGCTTGCCGAACGAGGCGATGGCGGATGTGCTGAAGCGCGGCCGGCGGCTCGACGAGACGATTCCGGGCTCGGGGCTGGGCCTGTCGATCGTCGCCGATCTCGCGAAGCTCTATGGCGGCGGCCTCTCGCTGCAGAAATCGCCGCTGGGCGGCTTGCGGGCGCGCCTCGTCCTGCCTTCCGTTTGAATCTGACCTGACATGAGCCAGGCAATATCAGGAGGTTCCTATCGCTTGCCATCACCCGCATCGTCATTCCGGACAAGCCGCGTTAGCGGCGCCGATCCGGAATCCATCGTAGAGTTCAGTGCCCTCCGATGGATTCCGGATCTCCGCTTCGCTGCGTCCGGAATGACGGCGCGTAGGTGGTCAGGACAGAAGACTCTCGGGATGAGGGCTCGAATGTCCAAATGCGCTCTGACAAGAAGCGCGGTCTGAGATGAGGCGCCTGCGTGACCCTTTGTCGCCACCTTCGCGCGTGAAGCGCGGCCCGCGATTGTCTAAGAGTTCCTGATGCTGATCTGGATCATCTTTGCGGTCATGACGGGGGCGGCGGTTTTCGCGCTGCTCTGGCCGCTCGGCCGTGGCCAGGGCGCGGCTTTCGCCGACGGCTCGGATGCCGCGAGCCTCTATCGCGCCCAGGTCAATGAGATCGACCGCGACCTCGGCCGCGCGCTGATCGGCCCGGCCGAGGCTGAAGCTGCCCGTGTCGAAGCCGCGCGGCGCCTGCTGCGCGCGGCCGACAAGGAGGGCGATCCGGCCGGCGAGACGGAATCGTCCCTGCGCCGCCGCCGCGCCAGCTCGGCTTTGGCCTTGTCCTTTGTGCCGCTGCTCGCATTGCTGGTCTATGGCGCCTATGGCTCGCCCACGCGTCCTGACCAGCCGCTGTCGGCGCGGTTGCGCAGCGATCCGTCGCAGCAGGATTTCGCGGTGTCGCTGGCCCGCATCGAGGCGCATCTGGCGGCTAATCCGGCAGATGGGCGCGGCTGGGCGGTGCTCGCGCCGGTCTATCTGCGGCAGGGCCGGCCCGAAGACGCGGCGCGCGCCTTCACTGCTGCGATCCGCAATGGCGAGGACGGGGCGGAGATGCGCGCCGGTCTCGGCGAGGCTCAGATCCTTACGGCCGGCGGCGTGGTGACGGTGGAAGCGCGCGAAACCCTCGCCGAGGCGCTCAAGCGCGAACCCGGCAATCCCCGCGCGCGCTACTTTCTCGCCATCGCCAGGGAACAGGACGGCGACAGCCAGGGCGCTGTTGCCGCGTTCGAAAGCCTGCTCAAGGATGCGCCGCCCGGCGCAGCCTGGGCCCCGGCCGTGCGCCAGAGGTTGCAAGCTCTCGACAACCACGCGCTCGACAGAGATACGGCGCGGGCCGAGATCGCCAAGCTGCCGGCGGCTGATCAGCAGGCGGCGATCCGTGGCATGGTCGAGGGGCTGGCCGAGCGCCTGAAGGCGGGCGGCGGCACGCTGGCCGAATGGGAAAGATTGGTCCGCTCGCAGAATGTGCTCGGCGAGAAGGCCGCCGCGCGCGAGGCTGTCGCGATGGCGCGTTCGCGCTTGTCGCAGGACAGCGCCGCACTCGTGCAGCTCGACCAGCTCGCGGGCGAACTCGGGCTGAAGGAGCCGGCGCCATGACTGCTGCCGAGCCCACTGCCGAGCCCGCTGCCGAGCCGTTGCGTCCGGTCGCCGCCAAGCGCCGCTGGACCCGCAAGCAGCGCCGTCTGGCCCTGATCGGCGCCGCCGGCGTCGTGCTCTGCCTTGCCGCCGGGCTGGTGCTCGTCGCCATGCGCGACACCATCGTCTTCTTCTACGGACCGACCGAGATCGTCGAGAAGGGGCTCGCGCCCGGCACGCGCATGCGGCTCGGCGGGCTGGTCGAGACAGGGTCCGTCGTGCGTGGCCCGGGTCAGCGCGTCGTCTTCGCGGTCACCGACAGCAAGACCACGCTCAACGTGACCTATCAGGGGCTCTTGCCCGATCTCTTCCGCGAAGGGCAGGGAGTCGTCACCGAAGGCGTCTTCGAGGGCGCGGGCCGCTTCCGCGCCGACTCCGTCCTGGCCAAGCATGACGAGACCTATATGCCGCGCGAGGTCGCCGACACGCTGAAGAAGCAGGGTCATTGGCAGCCGGGAGCGGCGGGCCCGAACCCATCCCCCGCCACGCCACCCCCCGTCACCAAATGAGGCGCGCATGATCGTCGAGATCGGCCATTTCGCGCTTGCCTTGGCGCTTGGCGTTGCCGTGGTGCAGGCCCTGGTGCCGCTCTGGGGCGTGGCGCGTCATGACCGGGCGCTGGCCTCGGTCGGCACCGCTGCGGCGATCACCTGCTTCCTGCTGGTCGCCTTGGCTTTCGCGGCCCTGGTCGCGTCCTATGTCCGGTCCGATTTCTCGGTCGAGAACGTCGCTTCGAACTCGCATTCGGCCCAGCCGCTGATCTACAAACTGACCTCGGCCTGGGGCAATCACGAAGGCTCGATGCTGCTCTGGGTCTTGATCCTGACGCTGTTCGGGGCGCTGGTCGCGCTGTCGCGCCGCTCGCTGCCGGCGCGGTTGCGGGCCGGCACGCTCGCCGCCCAAGGCGCGGTCACGGTCGCCTTCCTCGCCTTCACGCTTCTGACCTCGAACCCCTTCCGGCGGCTCGATCCGGCACCGGGCGAGGGCCAGGATCTCAACCCGATCCTCCAGGATCTCGGTCTCGCGATCCATCCGCCGCTGCTCTATGTCGGCTATGTCGGCTTCTCCATCACCTATGCCTTCGCGGTCGCCGCCCTGATCGACGGGCGGATCGACGCGGTCTGGGCGCGCGCAGTCCGGCCCTGGACGCTGCTCGCCTGGGTGTTCCTGACGCTGGGCATCGCGATGGGCTCCTATTGGGCCTATTACGAGCTCGGCTGGGGCGGCTGGTGGTTCTGGGATCCGGTCGAGAACGCCTCGCTGATGCCCTGGCTTGCCGGCACGGCGCTGATCCATTCCACCGTGGTGATGGAGAAGCGCGACGCGCTCAAGGTCTGGACGATCCTGCTCGCGATCCTGACCTTCTCGCTCTCGCTGCTCGGCACCTTCATCGTCCGCTCCGGCGTGCTGACCTCGGTGCATTCCTTCGCCAGCGACCCGGCGCGCGGGCTCTTTATTCTCGCGATCCTGATTGTCTTCGTCGGCGGCTCGCTGGCGCTCTTCGCCTGGCGTGCGCCCTTGCTCAGGCAGGGCGGCCTGTTCGCACCGGTCTCCCGCGAGGGCGCGCTCGTCGTCAACAACGTCTTCATCGCGACCTCCTGCGCCACGGTCTTCATCGGCACGCTCTATCCGCTGGTGCTGGAGATGCTGACCGGGGACAAGATCTCGGTCGGCCCGCCCTTCTTCAACGCGACCTTCGTGCCGCTGCTGGTGCCGCTGCTGCTGGTCCTGCCGCTCGGCCAGTCGCTTGCCTGGAAGCGTGGCAATCTGCTCGGCGCGGCGCAGCGCACTGCCGCTGCCTTCGGCCTCGGCATCCTCGTTGCGGTCGGCGTGCTCGCCTATATGCGCGGCGGGCCGGTCCTGGCGCCGCTCGGCATCGGGCTTGGCGTCTTCCTGGTCACTGGCGCGATCTTCGACCTCGGCGAGCGCATTGTCGCGCGCGCCAGCGGCCTGCGGGCCGTTCTGTCGCGGGCGAAGGGCCTGCCGCGCTCCGCCTGGGGCACGGCCTTCGCCCATGCCGGCGTCGGCCTGAGCGTGATCGGCATCGCCGCCGCCGCCTGGAGCACGGAGGCGATCGGCATCCTGAAGCCGGGCGAAAGCCTGACCAGCGGCCGTTATACCGTGGTGCTCGAAAGCATCACCCCGCGCCCCGGCCCCAATTTCCGCGAGGATGTGGTGCGTTTCCGCATCCTGTCGGGCGACAGGCCGCTCAAGCCCGTCGAGGCGATGAAGCGCGTCTACACGGCCCGCGCCATGCCGACGAGTGAAGCGGGCATCCGCACCGACGGCCTGAGCCAGGCCTATGTCAATGTAGGCGAGATCGAGAGCGATGGTGGCATCGCCGTCAGGCTCTACGACAAGCCGCTGATCCTGCTGATCTGGATCGGCGCGATCGTGATGGCCTTCGGCGGCGCGCTCTCGCTGACCGACCGGCGCTTCCGGCTGGCGGCGCCGCAGCGTGCCAAGCCTGCCGACAAAAAGCCTGCCCGCGCCAAACCCGTCCCCGCCGCGCCTCAACCGGCGGAGTGAGGCCGATGCTGCGCGCCCTTGTCATCGTTGCGCTTTGTCTGGGCTGGGCCGGCCCAGGTCGCGCCGTCCAGCCTGACGAGGTTCTGCCGAACGCCGCGCTCGAACACCGCGCCCGGGCGATTTCCGGCGGCTTGCGCTGCCTCGTCTGCCAGAACCAGTCGATCGACGATTCCGACGCGCCCCTGGCCCGCGATCTGCGCATCCTGGTGCGCGAGCGGCTGGTCGCCGGCGACAGCGACGCGGCGGTGCAGGATTTCGTCGTCGCGCGCTATGGCGATTTCGTGCTGCTGCGCCCGCCCTTCACGATCGCGACCGTGGCGCTCTGGGCCGGGCCCTTCCTGATCCTGCTCTTCGGCCTCGCCTTCATCTGGCGCAGCGGGCGGCGCATGAAGCCGCTGGGCGGGGCGGCAGCGCCGCTGTCTCCCGACGAGCAGGCGCGCATCGAAGCGCTGATGAAGCGGGACGGCGAGTAGACCGCATCTCATGCCAACGGGTTTTCCATCTGGCTTGAACCGTCGTTGCGAGGAGCGTGAGCGACGAAGCAATCCAGGAGGGCTCGCTCTACGCCCCCCCTGGATTGCTTCGCTGCGCTCGCAATGACGGCGTGGTTCCAGCTGAAATCATCAGAGTCTAGCGGCTGATGCCGCATTGGCTGGAGAGTTCCGCCGCATAGGACGTATGATTTCGGCCGGAGACGGCATAGGCGGCCCTGCCGCTCGCAGATGGCCGGCTTGAGGCATATGTCGCGTAGGTGCGCGCGAAACATGCAGCTTTTGCGCCGCTATGTCCCCGTTCCGCCGCGATCTTCAGCCCGACGGCATAAATTTGGCCGGCAGCTCTCGGCGCGGAGTATCCGGCGGTTTGCCCTTCCTGCCGGCGCGCCGCCCGATCGGCCAGCCGGTCGATCCCACATCGGCTGTGCTGCTCGGCATTATAGGCCGGTGTCGAGGCTGCGTGCCAGTTCCGCCGCCCATTGGCCTTCTCCACGACGACGGCGTGCTTGGCGAAGACCTGCGCATAGCAGCCGGCATTGGCGTAGCCTCGCCCCTCGGCTATGCGCAGCCCGGATTGATAGGCCGTGACGGTCTGCGCCAGCGCCGCATTGCTGCCGAGCAGCAGCATGGCGGCGACCGCATGTCTGAGAACGCCCATTACCAATCCCCCCGGCGAATATCGGTTCGCGGATGGAGTGTTCCTGCAGCGTAAACGCCCGTCAAGCGTGCGGGGGCGAGCCCGCCCCAACCTTACGAAATCGTCATCTTCGCGCCAAATCCGGGTAAGGCTGCGCCCGTCATGGTCCCTCGCACAGACAGGGAAGGCCCTGCCGATTTGACCGAGGGTTTCGCCATGACGACCACCACCTCAAGATCCATTCTGAAGCGCGGCGTCCTGATCGCCGGCGCCGCCACGCTCGGCATCGGCCTTGCCGCCGGTATCGCCGATGGCGCGCTGAAGCTCGATCACCGCGCCTTCGCCCAGCCGATTCAGCTCTCGGGT
Coding sequences:
- the ccmI gene encoding c-type cytochrome biogenesis protein CcmI, whose translation is MLIWIIFAVMTGAAVFALLWPLGRGQGAAFADGSDAASLYRAQVNEIDRDLGRALIGPAEAEAARVEAARRLLRAADKEGDPAGETESSLRRRRASSALALSFVPLLALLVYGAYGSPTRPDQPLSARLRSDPSQQDFAVSLARIEAHLAANPADGRGWAVLAPVYLRQGRPEDAARAFTAAIRNGEDGAEMRAGLGEAQILTAGGVVTVEARETLAEALKREPGNPRARYFLAIAREQDGDSQGAVAAFESLLKDAPPGAAWAPAVRQRLQALDNHALDRDTARAEIAKLPAADQQAAIRGMVEGLAERLKAGGGTLAEWERLVRSQNVLGEKAAAREAVAMARSRLSQDSAALVQLDQLAGELGLKEPAP
- the ccmE gene encoding cytochrome c maturation protein CcmE; this translates as MTAAEPTAEPAAEPLRPVAAKRRWTRKQRRLALIGAAGVVLCLAAGLVLVAMRDTIVFFYGPTEIVEKGLAPGTRMRLGGLVETGSVVRGPGQRVVFAVTDSKTTLNVTYQGLLPDLFREGQGVVTEGVFEGAGRFRADSVLAKHDETYMPREVADTLKKQGHWQPGAAGPNPSPATPPPVTK
- a CDS encoding heme lyase CcmF/NrfE family subunit; the encoded protein is MIVEIGHFALALALGVAVVQALVPLWGVARHDRALASVGTAAAITCFLLVALAFAALVASYVRSDFSVENVASNSHSAQPLIYKLTSAWGNHEGSMLLWVLILTLFGALVALSRRSLPARLRAGTLAAQGAVTVAFLAFTLLTSNPFRRLDPAPGEGQDLNPILQDLGLAIHPPLLYVGYVGFSITYAFAVAALIDGRIDAVWARAVRPWTLLAWVFLTLGIAMGSYWAYYELGWGGWWFWDPVENASLMPWLAGTALIHSTVVMEKRDALKVWTILLAILTFSLSLLGTFIVRSGVLTSVHSFASDPARGLFILAILIVFVGGSLALFAWRAPLLRQGGLFAPVSREGALVVNNVFIATSCATVFIGTLYPLVLEMLTGDKISVGPPFFNATFVPLLVPLLLVLPLGQSLAWKRGNLLGAAQRTAAAFGLGILVAVGVLAYMRGGPVLAPLGIGLGVFLVTGAIFDLGERIVARASGLRAVLSRAKGLPRSAWGTAFAHAGVGLSVIGIAAAAWSTEAIGILKPGESLTSGRYTVVLESITPRPGPNFREDVVRFRILSGDRPLKPVEAMKRVYTARAMPTSEAGIRTDGLSQAYVNVGEIESDGGIAVRLYDKPLILLIWIGAIVMAFGGALSLTDRRFRLAAPQRAKPADKKPARAKPVPAAPQPAE
- a CDS encoding cytochrome c-type biogenesis protein codes for the protein MLRALVIVALCLGWAGPGRAVQPDEVLPNAALEHRARAISGGLRCLVCQNQSIDDSDAPLARDLRILVRERLVAGDSDAAVQDFVVARYGDFVLLRPPFTIATVALWAGPFLILLFGLAFIWRSGRRMKPLGGAAAPLSPDEQARIEALMKRDGE